One segment of Niabella beijingensis DNA contains the following:
- a CDS encoding outer membrane protein assembly factor BamD, whose product MRFFVIIFSLFLMSSCGPGMNKILKSKDAAYKLKMADAFYAKKKYNKAQLIYEDILPFYKTTPQFQDIYYKYAYSAYYQRDYAMAENYFKTFMESFPNSPKLEEIEYMRAYTYYQQSPKPELDQSNTFKAIGAMQTFVNTHPGSVRLPEANRILDELRKKLEVKDYKSAKLYYDMGYYRAAGVSFAALLENFPESGIADEYKMMSVKAYYLFAENSIVDKKAERFKDVMDECREFLDRFPDSKYKTDIENYLAMSQTQIQKFNNNEQVKKAS is encoded by the coding sequence ATGAGGTTTTTTGTTATTATTTTCTCCTTGTTCCTGATGTCGTCCTGCGGGCCCGGCATGAATAAAATTTTAAAGAGTAAGGATGCGGCCTACAAATTAAAAATGGCGGACGCTTTTTACGCTAAAAAGAAATATAACAAGGCGCAGTTGATCTATGAAGATATACTGCCTTTTTATAAGACCACGCCGCAGTTTCAGGACATCTATTATAAATACGCCTATTCGGCTTATTATCAGCGGGATTATGCAATGGCTGAAAACTATTTCAAAACTTTTATGGAAAGTTTTCCCAACAGCCCGAAACTTGAAGAGATTGAATATATGCGGGCCTATACCTATTATCAGCAGTCGCCCAAACCGGAACTGGACCAGAGTAATACCTTTAAAGCAATAGGCGCCATGCAAACCTTTGTCAATACGCATCCCGGTTCTGTACGGCTGCCGGAAGCCAACAGGATACTGGATGAGCTGAGGAAAAAACTGGAGGTAAAGGACTACAAAAGCGCAAAGCTTTATTATGATATGGGCTATTACCGCGCTGCCGGTGTAAGTTTTGCCGCGTTACTGGAAAACTTTCCGGAATCCGGGATTGCAGACGAGTATAAAATGATGTCGGTAAAAGCCTATTATCTTTTTGCAGAAAACAGCATCGTGGATAAAAAAGCAGAGCGGTTCAAAGACGTGATGGATGAGTGCAGGGAGTTCCTGGACCGTTTCCCCGATAGTAAATACAAAACAGATATTGAGAATTATCTGGCAATGTCGCAAACACAAATTCAAAAATTTAATAATAATGAGCAAGTTAAGAAGGCATCTTAG
- a CDS encoding DNA-directed RNA polymerase subunit omega, with protein sequence MSKLRRHLSVGTPSSVETKSLQEIKNKTGNIYESIAIVGKRANQINISIKEELHNKLDEFASHTDTLEEIHENKEQIEISKAYERMPNPALLATQEFLDDKIYYRKAEDELFS encoded by the coding sequence ATGAGCAAGTTAAGAAGGCATCTTAGTGTTGGTACTCCCAGCAGCGTGGAAACTAAAAGCCTGCAGGAGATAAAAAACAAAACCGGCAATATCTACGAATCCATTGCCATTGTTGGTAAAAGAGCCAACCAGATCAATATCTCCATAAAAGAAGAGTTGCACAACAAACTGGATGAATTCGCCAGCCACACTGATACGCTGGAAGAGATCCATGAAAATAAAGAACAGATCGAGATTTCAAAGGCATATGAAAGAATGCCCAATCCTGCATTGCTGGCCACCCAGGAGTTCCTGGATGACAAGATCTATTACCGCAAAGCAGAAGACGAACTGTTCAGTTAA
- a CDS encoding DUF4296 domain-containing protein has protein sequence MNRLLPLLIVALTCFACGGRPRDVLPREKMQAVLWDIAKGGEFVNGYVYYRHPDLNRALVNQQVLNQIFTLHKITKKEFEKSLEYYQRKPDIFVGMLDSINAQQTRAKQDTLHRSDSSRPATPAPAARPQ, from the coding sequence ATGAACCGATTATTACCCCTGCTGATAGTAGCCCTGACCTGCTTTGCCTGCGGGGGACGCCCACGGGATGTATTACCCCGGGAAAAAATGCAGGCGGTTCTGTGGGATATTGCAAAGGGCGGGGAATTTGTAAACGGGTATGTTTATTACCGCCACCCGGATCTGAACCGGGCCCTTGTGAACCAGCAGGTCCTGAATCAGATTTTTACACTGCATAAGATCACAAAGAAGGAATTTGAGAAAAGCCTGGAGTATTACCAGCGCAAGCCGGATATTTTTGTTGGTATGCTGGATTCGATCAATGCACAGCAGACACGCGCCAAACAGGATACACTGCACCGTTCAGACTCCTCCCGGCCGGCAACACCTGCGCCGGCAGCACGCCCCCAATAA
- a CDS encoding aminotransferase class IV, whose translation MRYVCFNGTFSAAGMPVIHAANRSYRYGDGFFETLRVHRSAIPLWKYHQARILKSIAQLGYTFAQDPEALFNNILHLCTLNNCADSARVRLSFSNGDGSLFDDAPLHYLIEATAFTTPAAGNGLLLGRYDELQKEVHAFSELKLASSFIYSRAAQTCRLRGWDDCIIENTRHQAIETVISNLFWIKEGQLFTPPVSDGCVAGVFRAYLLDTGPHIAIQSCLPGTLEHADEVFLTNALRGIRKVQQIGDTGYKTARTELLLQQHTKLFS comes from the coding sequence ATGCGCTATGTATGCTTTAACGGAACCTTTTCTGCAGCCGGTATGCCCGTGATCCATGCCGCTAACAGGAGTTACCGCTACGGGGACGGCTTCTTTGAGACCCTGCGGGTACACCGTTCAGCAATACCCCTGTGGAAGTATCATCAGGCCCGGATCCTCAAAAGTATCGCACAGCTCGGTTATACCTTTGCACAGGATCCCGAAGCACTTTTCAACAATATATTGCACCTGTGCACGCTGAACAACTGTGCAGACAGTGCCCGGGTACGCCTGTCTTTTTCAAATGGGGACGGAAGCCTTTTTGACGATGCCCCCCTGCATTATTTAATAGAAGCGACCGCGTTCACCACCCCGGCAGCCGGCAACGGGCTGCTACTGGGCAGGTATGACGAATTGCAAAAGGAAGTGCATGCTTTTTCGGAGCTCAAACTGGCCAGCAGCTTTATTTACAGCCGCGCCGCACAAACCTGCCGCCTCCGCGGATGGGATGACTGTATCATTGAAAATACCCGGCATCAGGCTATTGAAACAGTTATTTCGAACCTTTTCTGGATCAAAGAAGGACAACTCTTTACCCCTCCGGTTTCCGATGGTTGTGTAGCCGGTGTTTTCCGCGCTTACTTATTGGATACGGGACCGCATATTGCTATACAATCCTGCCTGCCCGGCACGCTTGAACATGCAGACGAAGTATTTCTTACAAATGCCCTGCGGGGGATCCGCAAAGTGCAGCAGATCGGTGATACAGGTTATAAGACCGCCCGGACTGAACTATTGCTCCAACAGCACACAAAGCTGTTTTCTTAA
- a CDS encoding 1,4-dihydroxy-6-naphthoate synthase → MKLKLGFSPCPNDTFIFDALVNKKIDTGDLEFEAVLEDVETLNRWALEGRLDVTKLSFPAYFKTADRYALLDSGSALGKGVGPLLISKGKQTFSETEVNAAKVLLPGVNTTAHLLFSFAFPDAHNKVFGVFHGIEEAVVEEDAALGVIIHENRFTYQDKGLIKVKDLGEYWEEKMNVPIPLGGIVIRKSLGTDRFNQVNDLIRASLQYSFDRYPEVSAYVKEHAQAMQEEVMRKHIDLYVNNYSLDLGTEGKKAVDTLSGIYNRIHAGA, encoded by the coding sequence GGCGACCTGGAGTTTGAAGCCGTGCTTGAAGATGTGGAAACCCTCAACCGCTGGGCACTGGAAGGCCGGCTGGATGTGACAAAACTGAGCTTCCCGGCTTATTTTAAAACGGCGGACCGCTATGCGTTACTGGATTCCGGAAGTGCCTTGGGGAAAGGCGTGGGACCGCTGCTGATCAGCAAGGGAAAACAAACATTTTCCGAAACGGAAGTAAATGCCGCAAAGGTACTGTTGCCGGGAGTAAATACCACGGCACACCTGCTTTTCAGTTTTGCTTTTCCGGATGCCCATAACAAAGTATTTGGGGTGTTTCACGGGATTGAGGAGGCCGTAGTGGAGGAGGACGCAGCACTTGGCGTGATCATTCATGAAAACCGGTTTACCTATCAGGACAAGGGACTGATCAAAGTGAAAGACCTGGGTGAGTACTGGGAAGAAAAGATGAACGTTCCGATTCCGCTGGGGGGGATCGTGATCCGGAAATCGCTGGGCACCGACCGTTTCAACCAGGTGAACGACCTGATCCGTGCAAGCCTTCAGTATTCGTTCGACCGTTATCCGGAGGTATCAGCATATGTAAAGGAACATGCACAGGCCATGCAGGAGGAAGTAATGCGGAAACATATCGACCTGTATGTAAATAATTACAGTCTTGACCTGGGAACAGAAGGGAAAAAAGCGGTGGATACGCTATCCGGTATTTACAACCGGATCCATGCCGGTGCTTAA
- the coaBC gene encoding bifunctional phosphopantothenoylcysteine decarboxylase/phosphopantothenate--cysteine ligase CoaBC: MLEGKKIAIGISGSISAYKIVHLVRLLIKQKAEVKVIMTPAARDFVAPLTLSTLSKNDVLTDLAAADTWANHVALGRWADLLLIAPLSCNTLAKMAHGHCDNLLLSVYLSATCPVMVSPAMDEDMWQHPATQKNIGTLRTFGHIILAPHHGELASGLIGQGRMEEPEVILSHIEAFFSNTQTALSGKKVLITAGPTQEALDPVRFIGNHSSGKMGYALALECRRRGANVVLVLGPAPAVLQQDLSGMTVIKVTSAEEMYQACMEQFPTADMALMAAAVADYRPAAVSATKIKKQNVDLALQLVKTRDILAALGAIKTPQQLLLGFALETDHEESHALEKLHKKNADYIVLNSLSDGAAFGADTNKITIYSRNGSKVAFDSKSKNAVAQDIINTILKEGETT, encoded by the coding sequence ATGTTGGAAGGGAAAAAAATAGCAATCGGTATCAGCGGCAGCATTTCAGCCTACAAGATCGTTCACCTGGTACGGTTGCTTATAAAACAAAAGGCGGAGGTAAAAGTGATCATGACACCTGCTGCCAGGGATTTTGTAGCACCATTGACCCTGTCTACCCTTTCAAAGAATGACGTGCTTACAGACCTGGCTGCTGCCGATACATGGGCCAATCATGTAGCGCTGGGCAGATGGGCGGACCTGCTGCTGATCGCCCCGCTGAGCTGTAATACCCTGGCAAAAATGGCACACGGACACTGCGATAACCTGCTCCTGTCGGTATACCTTTCCGCAACCTGTCCGGTAATGGTATCCCCGGCGATGGACGAGGACATGTGGCAGCATCCGGCTACACAAAAAAATATCGGAACGCTTCGGACATTCGGACATATCATACTGGCCCCGCATCACGGAGAGCTGGCCAGCGGACTGATCGGGCAGGGCCGGATGGAAGAGCCCGAAGTCATCCTTTCACATATTGAAGCCTTTTTCAGCAATACCCAAACGGCACTGAGCGGAAAAAAAGTACTGATCACTGCAGGCCCCACACAGGAAGCGCTGGATCCCGTACGCTTTATCGGCAACCACTCTTCCGGTAAAATGGGCTATGCCCTTGCGCTCGAATGCCGGAGGCGCGGCGCCAATGTAGTGCTGGTACTGGGCCCGGCTCCTGCTGTATTGCAACAGGACCTTTCCGGAATGACGGTCATAAAAGTTACTTCTGCTGAAGAAATGTACCAGGCCTGCATGGAGCAGTTTCCAACTGCCGATATGGCTCTTATGGCGGCGGCCGTTGCCGATTACCGGCCGGCAGCGGTCAGCGCTACCAAGATAAAAAAACAGAACGTAGATCTTGCACTACAGCTGGTAAAGACCCGCGACATCCTGGCGGCGCTGGGAGCCATTAAAACCCCGCAGCAGCTCCTGCTGGGCTTTGCGTTGGAAACAGATCATGAAGAATCACATGCATTAGAGAAACTTCACAAAAAGAACGCAGATTATATTGTACTGAACTCCCTAAGCGACGGAGCCGCTTTTGGGGCCGACACCAATAAAATAACTATTTACTCCAGGAACGGCAGTAAAGTTGCCTTTGATTCCAAATCCAAAAATGCCGTTGCGCAGGATATTATCAACACTATTTTAAAAGAAGGCGAAACAACATGA